A stretch of Terriglobia bacterium DNA encodes these proteins:
- a CDS encoding lipase maturation factor family protein yields the protein MRSTLLRGLALIYLIAFASLLPQVHGLIGSHGILPAHDYLESLHADYGRGAYTLFPTLAWLNTSDAFLTGMLWAGIALSVMLFLRILPLPATIGLFVLYLSIDTIGQVFYSFQWDALLLEAGFAAILIAPWGWWPSYSTPIPRVALWVFRFLAFRLMFESGAVKLLSGDPTWRNLTALTYHYWTQPLPTPLAWYANLLPVFLQKVSVIGVFLVELIAPFLFFAGKRLRTIAALMAIALQLLIALTGNYTFFNLLTIVLCLSLFTVKTADRTPVLVSAIGLGLIVMGALQLITMTGIVPGLPQPLAWVNFHAETYHVMSSYGLFAVMTTTRPEIIVEGSDDGQQWKAYEFRDKPGDVNRHLPWVAPYQPRLDWQMWFAALSNYQQNPWFSQLLVRLLEGEPAVIGLLANNPFPDRPPRLIRAVTYDYHFTDWATRRRTGAIWTRTAVGNYFPAVSLR from the coding sequence ATGCGTTCCACTCTTCTACGGGGCCTCGCGCTGATCTATCTCATCGCGTTTGCCTCCCTGCTGCCACAAGTCCACGGACTGATCGGCTCGCATGGGATTTTGCCCGCGCACGATTACCTCGAGTCTCTTCACGCTGATTATGGCCGCGGCGCGTACACGCTTTTTCCGACGCTGGCCTGGCTCAACACGAGCGACGCCTTCCTCACCGGGATGCTCTGGGCCGGAATCGCGCTTTCCGTGATGCTGTTTCTTCGAATCCTTCCGCTTCCGGCAACGATCGGTTTGTTCGTGTTGTATTTATCTATCGACACCATTGGCCAGGTCTTTTATTCGTTCCAATGGGACGCTTTGCTTCTCGAAGCCGGGTTTGCCGCGATATTGATCGCACCATGGGGTTGGTGGCCGTCGTATTCGACGCCCATTCCGCGTGTTGCCCTGTGGGTCTTCCGTTTCCTGGCATTCCGGCTGATGTTCGAATCCGGCGCCGTCAAGCTGTTGAGCGGCGATCCGACGTGGCGCAATCTTACCGCGCTGACGTATCACTACTGGACTCAACCGCTGCCGACGCCCCTGGCGTGGTATGCCAATCTTCTTCCGGTATTTCTTCAGAAGGTTTCAGTCATTGGTGTGTTCCTTGTCGAACTGATTGCGCCGTTTCTCTTCTTTGCCGGGAAGCGGCTGCGAACCATTGCGGCGCTGATGGCGATCGCCTTGCAGCTGCTGATCGCGCTCACCGGGAACTACACGTTCTTCAACCTTCTGACAATTGTTTTATGCCTTTCGCTATTTACCGTAAAGACTGCGGACCGGACTCCTGTGCTGGTGTCGGCGATCGGTCTGGGCTTGATTGTCATGGGCGCGCTGCAGTTGATCACGATGACCGGAATTGTGCCGGGACTTCCGCAACCTCTCGCGTGGGTGAATTTTCACGCCGAGACATACCACGTCATGAGCAGCTACGGCTTGTTCGCCGTGATGACGACCACGAGGCCGGAGATCATCGTCGAAGGCAGCGACGATGGGCAGCAGTGGAAGGCATACGAATTCAGAGACAAACCCGGCGATGTGAACCGGCATCTGCCATGGGTCGCACCTTATCAACCTCGCCTCGACTGGCAGATGTGGTTTGCTGCGCTTTCGAACTATCAGCAGAATCCCTGGTTTTCACAATTGTTGGTAAGGCTGCTGGAGGGCGAGCCCGCGGTTATCGGGCTCCTGGCCAATAATCCGTTCCCGGATAGACCGCCGCGGCTGATTCGAGCAGTCACCTACGATTATCACTTCACGGATTGGGCCACGCGGCGCCGGACCGGCGCGATCTGGACGCGCACGGCTGTGGGCAATTACTTTCCCGCGGTCTCTCTGCGGTAG
- a CDS encoding arylesterase: protein MKTASLISMMMFLTAAQRPSPQDSRPVILAFGDSLTAGYGVQRGSGYPDRLQEKLDRLGYKYHVVGLGISGDTSAGGRARMRYALAAKPSIVILELGANDGLRGLPTAQMQANLEEMIKEFQAAGAKVILAGMTLPKNYTAAYVKTFEDVFRDLAKKYNLPLIPFFLEGVAGNPKYTLEDFIHPNAAGYVLVTDIVMKTLQPLLKK from the coding sequence ATGAAAACGGCATCGCTGATTTCGATGATGATGTTTTTGACGGCAGCTCAACGGCCCTCACCACAGGATTCCCGGCCCGTGATTCTCGCGTTCGGCGACAGCCTGACCGCCGGTTACGGCGTTCAGCGCGGTTCCGGATATCCGGACCGGCTCCAGGAAAAGCTCGACAGACTGGGATACAAATATCACGTGGTCGGCCTGGGCATCAGCGGCGACACCAGCGCCGGCGGCCGCGCACGCATGCGGTATGCGTTGGCGGCCAAGCCTTCGATCGTCATCCTGGAGCTTGGCGCCAATGACGGACTGCGCGGCCTTCCAACGGCTCAGATGCAGGCCAATCTGGAAGAGATGATCAAGGAGTTCCAGGCGGCCGGAGCCAAGGTGATTCTTGCAGGGATGACGCTGCCGAAGAATTACACGGCAGCCTACGTGAAGACCTTCGAGGATGTCTTCCGCGATCTGGCAAAGAAATACAACCTGCCGCTGATTCCGTTCTTCCTCGAAGGTGTCGCGGGCAATCCCAAATACACGCTCGAAGATTTCATCCACCCGAATGCCGCAGGATATGTCCTCGTGACGGACATCGTCATGAAGACGCTGCAACCCCTGCTCAAAAAATGA
- a CDS encoding MFS transporter, translating into MREASTIGPAGFTTVGGRLKAIFVGSIGNLVEWYDFYAYTAFALYFANSFFPGRNPVIQQLNAAILFAIGFVMRPIGGWLFGHLADNYGRRKALMLSVLLMCFGSLMIAATPTSASIGTAAPFILGLARVIQGLSLGGEYGASATYLAEIAGEKHRGFYVSFHYVTLIGGQLFAILILLVLQQVFLTPEQMRAWGWRIPFLVGALLALTALTMRSNLPETDAFIETKKRSRRESSIRTLLRYPRQALIVVGLTAGGTTAFYTYTTYMQKFLKLSVGLSDNRTTIVSAGSLIFALCLQPIYGALSDRVGRRPLLIWFGLLGTIFTIPLLRALQAARTGLGAFVLIALAWLIVAGYTSINAVVKAELFPTAVRATGVGLPYAITTSIFGGPAESIALWFKSIGHEVWFSYYLTCVIAIALIVSLIMRDTKRYSAIGGSAE; encoded by the coding sequence ATGCGGGAAGCCTCAACCATCGGACCAGCCGGTTTCACAACCGTGGGCGGCCGCCTGAAGGCGATCTTCGTCGGATCGATCGGAAATCTTGTCGAATGGTACGACTTCTACGCCTACACCGCCTTTGCGCTGTACTTCGCGAATTCCTTCTTTCCCGGGCGCAATCCGGTCATCCAGCAGTTGAATGCCGCCATTCTGTTCGCCATCGGCTTCGTGATGCGGCCGATCGGCGGATGGCTGTTCGGACATCTTGCGGACAACTATGGCCGCCGCAAGGCGCTGATGCTTTCGGTATTGCTGATGTGTTTCGGTTCGCTGATGATCGCGGCGACGCCCACCTCTGCATCGATCGGAACCGCCGCGCCATTCATCCTCGGGCTGGCGCGGGTCATTCAGGGTCTGAGTCTCGGCGGAGAGTACGGCGCGAGCGCGACATATCTTGCCGAGATCGCGGGCGAGAAACATCGCGGCTTCTACGTCAGCTTTCACTACGTGACGTTGATCGGCGGGCAACTGTTCGCGATTCTCATCCTGCTGGTGCTTCAGCAGGTCTTTCTCACGCCGGAGCAGATGCGCGCGTGGGGCTGGCGGATCCCTTTCCTCGTTGGAGCACTACTGGCCCTCACGGCTTTGACGATGCGCAGCAATCTGCCTGAAACGGACGCATTCATCGAAACTAAAAAGCGTTCCAGGCGGGAGAGCTCCATTCGAACGCTCCTCCGATATCCCAGGCAGGCCCTGATTGTCGTCGGACTGACGGCCGGGGGAACAACTGCGTTTTACACCTACACGACGTATATGCAGAAGTTTCTCAAGCTCTCCGTCGGCCTGAGCGACAACCGGACGACGATCGTCAGCGCCGGGTCGCTTATTTTCGCGCTTTGTCTGCAGCCGATCTATGGAGCCCTGTCCGACCGCGTCGGACGCAGACCTTTACTGATCTGGTTCGGGCTGCTTGGAACAATCTTTACCATTCCGCTTCTCCGCGCGCTGCAAGCCGCCAGAACGGGGTTGGGTGCGTTCGTTCTGATCGCGCTGGCGTGGCTGATCGTCGCCGGTTATACCTCGATCAATGCCGTCGTGAAGGCGGAATTATTTCCTACTGCGGTTCGCGCCACCGGCGTGGGCTTGCCGTATGCGATCACAACATCGATTTTCGGCGGCCCGGCCGAATCGATCGCGCTCTGGTTCAAATCGATCGGACATGAGGTCTGGTTTTCGTATTACCTGACTTGCGTTATCGCAATTGCGCTTATCGTTTCGCTTATAATGCGCGACACCAAAAGATATTCAGCGATCGGAGGATCGGCAGAATGA
- a CDS encoding ABC transporter ATP-binding protein, which translates to MIGVRNLVKTIRNGANEVQIIRDISFDVAPREFVAIMGPSGSGKSTLLGLIAGLDAPTSGSIVIDGQEITRLREDELAQLRGKKLGFVFQSYHLIPTLTAVENVLLPMDFNGITNGASKRADYLMDSVGLTARRNHYPAQLSGGEQQRVALARAFMMKPAVLLADEPTGNLDTQNGQHVLELLVRLNKQEGTTLVLVTHDEMLASHAGRRIMLRDGRIHV; encoded by the coding sequence ATGATCGGTGTCCGAAATTTGGTCAAGACCATCCGGAACGGCGCGAATGAGGTTCAAATCATTCGCGACATCAGCTTTGACGTGGCTCCCAGGGAATTCGTCGCCATCATGGGACCTTCAGGCAGCGGCAAGAGCACGCTGCTGGGATTGATTGCGGGCCTGGACGCGCCGACTTCGGGGAGCATCGTCATCGATGGTCAGGAAATCACGCGGCTCCGCGAGGATGAGCTTGCGCAACTGCGCGGAAAAAAGCTCGGCTTCGTATTTCAGTCGTATCACCTCATTCCAACGCTGACCGCCGTTGAAAACGTTCTCCTCCCGATGGACTTCAACGGCATTACGAACGGCGCGAGTAAGCGCGCCGACTATCTGATGGACAGTGTCGGACTGACGGCGCGGCGGAACCATTATCCGGCACAGCTTTCGGGCGGCGAGCAGCAGCGCGTGGCGCTGGCCCGGGCCTTCATGATGAAGCCGGCGGTTCTGCTCGCCGATGAACCTACCGGCAATCTGGATACTCAGAATGGACAGCACGTGCTGGAACTGCTCGTCCGGCTGAACAAGCAGGAAGGCACGACGCTGGTGCTGGTCACACATGACGAGATGCTCGCGTCGCATGCGGGCCGGCGGATCATGTTGAGGGACGGCAGGATTCATGTTTAA
- a CDS encoding amidohydrolase family protein, which produces MKKLVALASLAVLCMFGNAGKLPAQDLVLTNARIIVGNGTVIDRGSIVIRGGRLASVAAGAPGVSGMQSIDVHGMTAMPGFIDAHRHVNTGPNEKQQMQELLDAGYTTILSGGGPAEGNITLRDHIDKGVIKGPRIIPSGRLDLANNTPEKARAEVDRLAGLGVKFIGEMSLTPKPGPTAKELENLRAIVDESKKVNVWVQIHAVSPQAMMAAVDAGVPKLVHTPHFGWLSEEDAKRVAAAKVKQLSTIGFGVPVFGVFANDNKPRFRDGKPWPESILAGEGRGQEAGYKIVNSRTSWDAGVVYGYGTDTGYLPKAGLEHELKSLNVMFSMPDIIKLMGPNTASYIEMSDQLGTLEQGKLADIVVVDGNPLDGYWNMLNTKLTIKGGVIVSEH; this is translated from the coding sequence ATGAAAAAGCTCGTTGCGCTCGCATCACTGGCAGTTCTTTGCATGTTCGGTAATGCAGGAAAGCTTCCCGCTCAGGATCTCGTGCTCACGAACGCCCGCATCATCGTCGGCAATGGCACGGTGATCGATCGGGGTTCGATCGTCATTCGAGGCGGACGCCTTGCATCCGTCGCCGCGGGGGCACCCGGCGTTTCCGGTATGCAGAGCATCGATGTGCACGGCATGACCGCGATGCCCGGGTTCATCGACGCTCACCGCCATGTCAACACCGGCCCAAACGAGAAGCAGCAGATGCAGGAACTCCTCGATGCCGGATACACGACGATTCTTTCGGGTGGCGGCCCGGCCGAGGGAAACATCACGCTAAGGGATCACATCGATAAGGGCGTTATCAAAGGACCAAGAATCATTCCCTCGGGCCGATTGGATCTGGCGAACAACACTCCCGAAAAGGCGCGCGCGGAAGTGGACCGGCTGGCGGGACTCGGAGTGAAGTTTATCGGCGAGATGTCGCTGACTCCGAAGCCGGGCCCGACGGCGAAAGAACTCGAAAACCTGCGGGCGATCGTCGATGAGAGCAAGAAGGTCAATGTCTGGGTTCAGATTCACGCAGTCAGTCCCCAGGCGATGATGGCGGCGGTGGACGCCGGTGTTCCAAAGCTCGTTCACACGCCGCACTTCGGCTGGCTTTCTGAAGAAGATGCGAAACGAGTCGCCGCAGCCAAAGTGAAACAGTTGTCGACGATCGGTTTCGGCGTACCCGTCTTCGGCGTCTTCGCCAACGACAACAAGCCGAGATTCCGCGACGGCAAGCCATGGCCGGAATCGATCCTCGCCGGTGAAGGCCGCGGCCAGGAAGCGGGCTACAAGATTGTCAATTCGCGCACATCGTGGGATGCCGGCGTGGTTTACGGGTACGGCACCGACACGGGCTATCTGCCGAAAGCCGGGCTCGAGCACGAACTGAAGTCGTTGAATGTCATGTTCTCGATGCCGGACATCATCAAGTTGATGGGACCGAACACCGCTTCATACATCGAGATGAGTGATCAGCTTGGCACGCTCGAACAGGGGAAGCTCGCCGATATCGTCGTGGTCGACGGCAATCCGCTTGACGGCTATTGGAACATGCTCAACACGAAACTCACCATCAAAGGCGGAGTGATCGTTTCCGAACACTAA
- a CDS encoding M61 family peptidase — MKKTLFALLVAVLLFPLAGSAQPIQLRVDASDAPRRIYHAELTIPAAPGPLNLFYPKWIPGEHAPDGPITDLVGLTISAQGQTLQWKRDSVELFSFHLTVPPGANSVDVKLDFVATPDASGFSAAASSTSELAILSWNQLLLYPQGKASDAVQVSAQLEVPAGWKFGTALPVSSVNGNSIEFKTVSLTTLVDSPVLTGQHFREIDLSPGALPPHYLDIAADSDDDLDASSDVIDKFRKLVKEARALFGATHYNSYHFLLSLSDQIAHFGLEHHESSDDRARENYLTDDNSLLAGATLLSHEYVHSWNGKYRRPEGLATRDYEQPMKTDMLWAYEGLTEYLGWVLAARSGLISPELNRQFLAISAAELDNEAGRNWRSLLDTAVSAQLLYDARPDWESLRRSVDFYEEGALIWLEADTIIRTETRGRKSLDDFCRTFEGAPSGPPQVKPYTLDSLVESLNSIAPYDWKTFFQSRIEKVGGGAPLGGIVAGGYQLIYKDQLSDAQIAAEHSHGYTDVAYSIGLKLGSEGTVVDSLPDKPAAKAGIAPGFRITAVNGRRYSADVLRTEIRNARNTGTLDLAAANGRSIATYRLNYREGEKYPNLERNDQTPLLDDILRPLTK; from the coding sequence ATGAAAAAAACTCTCTTTGCGCTTTTAGTGGCTGTTCTTTTGTTTCCTCTCGCTGGATCCGCCCAGCCGATTCAATTGCGCGTCGATGCGAGCGATGCTCCGCGCAGGATCTACCATGCCGAACTGACGATACCGGCTGCCCCCGGCCCCCTCAATCTCTTCTATCCGAAATGGATTCCCGGCGAGCATGCGCCCGACGGCCCGATAACCGATCTTGTCGGCCTGACCATATCGGCGCAGGGACAAACGCTGCAGTGGAAACGCGACTCCGTGGAGTTGTTCTCATTTCACCTGACCGTTCCACCCGGGGCAAATTCCGTCGACGTCAAGCTCGATTTCGTTGCCACACCCGACGCGAGCGGCTTCAGCGCTGCCGCATCGTCCACTTCGGAATTGGCGATCTTGAGCTGGAATCAACTGCTGCTCTACCCGCAGGGCAAGGCCAGCGACGCTGTTCAAGTTTCGGCGCAACTCGAGGTGCCGGCGGGCTGGAAATTCGGAACCGCGCTGCCGGTAAGCAGCGTTAACGGCAACAGCATCGAATTCAAAACCGTCTCGTTGACAACTCTGGTGGATTCTCCGGTGCTCACGGGACAACACTTCCGTGAAATCGATTTGAGTCCTGGAGCCTTGCCGCCGCACTACCTCGACATCGCCGCGGACAGCGACGACGACCTGGACGCTTCATCCGATGTCATCGATAAATTCAGAAAACTCGTAAAAGAAGCGCGGGCGCTCTTCGGCGCGACGCACTACAACAGCTACCATTTTCTGCTCTCGCTCAGCGATCAGATTGCTCATTTCGGGCTCGAGCACCATGAGTCCAGCGACGATCGGGCACGAGAGAATTATCTGACCGATGATAATTCCCTGCTCGCCGGCGCGACGCTCCTCTCCCACGAGTATGTCCATTCGTGGAACGGCAAATACCGGCGGCCCGAAGGCCTTGCCACGCGGGATTACGAGCAGCCGATGAAAACCGACATGCTGTGGGCCTATGAAGGCCTGACCGAATATCTGGGCTGGGTGCTCGCCGCGCGAAGCGGTCTGATCTCACCGGAACTGAACCGGCAATTTCTCGCAATCAGCGCCGCGGAACTGGACAATGAGGCCGGCCGGAACTGGCGATCGCTGTTGGACACGGCTGTCTCCGCACAGTTGCTTTACGACGCGCGTCCGGATTGGGAGTCGCTGCGGCGAAGCGTGGACTTCTATGAAGAGGGCGCGCTCATCTGGCTCGAAGCCGACACCATCATCCGCACCGAGACCCGTGGCCGGAAATCCCTTGACGATTTCTGCCGCACATTTGAGGGCGCGCCCAGCGGACCGCCGCAGGTGAAGCCCTACACACTCGACAGCCTGGTCGAATCGTTGAACAGTATTGCTCCCTACGATTGGAAGACATTCTTTCAGTCGCGCATCGAAAAGGTCGGCGGCGGCGCTCCGCTCGGCGGGATCGTGGCGGGAGGATACCAACTTATATATAAGGATCAGCTGTCGGACGCCCAGATCGCCGCCGAACACAGTCATGGGTATACGGATGTCGCTTACTCGATCGGCCTGAAACTGGGCTCCGAAGGAACGGTGGTCGATAGCTTACCCGACAAGCCGGCTGCAAAAGCCGGCATCGCTCCCGGATTTCGCATCACTGCCGTCAATGGCCGGCGATATTCTGCCGACGTGTTACGCACCGAGATCCGGAATGCGAGGAATACCGGAACACTCGATCTCGCCGCCGCAAACGGGAGATCCATCGCCACGTATAGACTGAACTACCGCGAGGGAGAGAAATACCCCAACCTGGAACGTAATGACCAAACGCCCCTCCTGGATGATATTCTTCGGCCCTTGACCAAATAA